The Anolis carolinensis isolate JA03-04 unplaced genomic scaffold, rAnoCar3.1.pri scaffold_74, whole genome shotgun sequence DNA segment tattttgattcatattattttgtaatgctttcatattttatgtattatttttaatgttattgttcAAGTATATTTTAGaattttctaaattattttttcagaatacgtttcagaatatttcagaatatttcatattattttcatattatgTGATTTTTCTAATTATATTTCAGAATATATTTCAGAATattccattatttttattttacttttctaattattttgcaaaatattttcagggttttgggttttgtgggtttttttttttaagattgttttcatattATTTTGCAGATTAATTTCTGTTAATTGTTTTTtggattatttattaattatttatgtcatttttctaattattttacatattctttcatatttttttacagattaatttctgttattttaattgttttttggatcatttattatttatgtcaTTTTCCTAATTTACATATTTTGTATCATTTTGCAGATTAATTTCTGTtattttaattgggtttttttattatttattaatgtcatttttctaattattttacaaataattttatatttgagttttctaatattatttagatttcttcatattatttttccgtattattttatgttatttttttcctattttctaaaatattttggtagattaagaatgtttttttttaatttttaaggatttatttcatattaatttttatattatttttaagaacatttttcagattttttcatattattttacaGATTATTTTGAGTTTTCTAATATTATTTAGATTTCttcatattatttttctgtatttttcctattgttttctaaaatatatttggGGGGTTTAAGAATGTTTAgtaattttatttatgatttatttcatattaatttttatgttaagaacatttttcagatttttttctattattttacaGATTATTTTGAGTTTTCTAATATTATTTAGATTTCttcatattatttttctgtatttttcctattattttctaaaatatatttggGGGGTTTAAGAATGTTTAGTAATTTTATTTAGGATTTATTTCATATtaatttttatgttattttttggaacatttttcagatttttttcatattattttacaGATTATTTTGAGTTGTCTAATATTATTTAGATTTCttcatattatttttctgtatttttcctattattttctaaaatatatttggGGGGTTTAAGAATGTTTAGTAATTTTATTTAGGATTTATTTCATATTAATTTTTATGTTAAgaacatttttcagatttttttcatattattttacaGATTATTTTGAGTTGTCTAATATTATTTAGATTTCttcatattatttttctgtatttttcctattattttctaaaatatatttggGGGGTTTAAGAATGTTTAGTAATTTTATTTAGGATTTATTTCATATtaatttttatgttattttttggaacatttttcagatttttttcatattattttacaGATTATTTTGAGTTGTCTAATATTATTTAGATTTCttcatattatttttctgtatttttcctattattttctaaaatatatttggGGGGTTTAAGAATGTTTAGTAATTTTATTTGGGATTTATTTCATATtaatttttatggtttttttggaacatttttcagattttttcatattattttacagattatttcttcatattatttttctgtattttcctattattttctaaaatatatttggGGGGTTTAAGAATGTTTAGTAAttttattttggatttatttcatattaatttttatgttatttttaagaacatttttcagattttttcatattattttacagattatgttctatattttttgtgatttttttcgggtaattctttcaatattttaaatatctctCTCTGTGTAGATCCAATGCAGGCTGCAAGACGCTGGTTCCAACGTGGCGACTCCCATCTCCTCGGCTCGAGAGGCTCATTTAAGTAATTAAACCAATTAAATGCAATAATTAAATTGAAATAATAAGAAGGGGAATTAATTAGGGATCCATGACTTCTCACAGAACGAACCAGTTTCGATGAAAAGCCAATTTCGGAGATGGAAAAATGGATTGACGGCTACACCGATCGGCTTCCTCCCCTCCAGACGTTCATTCTGccggtattattattttattattttgtattatgttattttgtaattattatttattattttgtatctatctatttatttatatttatttatatttatttatatgccgcccttctcaccccgaaggggactcagagcggcttacaaattaaatttacatacaataatatattattagcatagtacaatgctGGCAAtgaattactatattgtcctatataaatatattgtaatattattagtagtattacatttaatatataattattgattagtcacttttgatatggtcaaaagtgactaatcaataaagaattgtatatataatattatattgtattattagtattatattgtattaaaaataatattatataatattaatattattagcatatacaatatataatattattagtagtattaatatataattattgattagtcacttttgatttGGTCAAATTATACATATGGTATGTATAATTAATActatataattttttatatttattatacttttatttacaatattttattttatattacttattactattatatttttaattttgtatttacgTTATTTacgttacatttaatatataattattgattagtcacttttgatatggtcaaaagtgactaatcaataaagaattgtatatataatattatattgtattattagtattatattgtattaaaaataatattatataatattaatattattagcatatacaatatataatattattagtaatattaatatataattattgattagtcacttttgatatggtcaaattATACATATGGTATGTATAAttaatactatattgtattattagtattgtattacaaaataatattatataatattattattagcatatacaatatataatattattagtagtataaatatataattattgattagtcacttttgatatggtcaaattATACATATggtatgtataattaatattatattgtattattagtattgtattacaaaataatattatataatattaatattatatgcatatacaatatataatattattggtagtattaatatataattattgattagtcacttttgatatggtcaataaagaattgtatgtataattaatattatattgtattattagtattatattgtattaaaaataatattatataatattaatattatatgcatatacaatatatattatatattattgtaagttatattgtatatatatgtatacatgcatatgtgtgtatacatatatatacatacatacatatatatacacacacacacgtcaataatattacatttaatatataattaatataaaagtgactaatcaataaagaattgtatgtatattgcattattaatattatattgtattataaagtaatatataaaatattatattacaaaataatatataatattaatattatatgcatatacaatatataatattatatattattgtaagttatattgtatatatgtatacatgcatatatgtatgtgtgtatacatatatatatatacacacacacacacacacatatatatatatatataatagcatGTTACggtaatggtattttaatttatattattttattatgcttattttatttttatttttgtattttatttttatatatccatTATTATAATGGTtgaattttattcattttaatcagtcgtatttattttactttattttgtttttgtatttttctgttatggtatttattaattgttattttattttaattgattttattttatgctttaattattttatcaattatgattgtttaattaattttttatatttaatttttatatttattatacttttacttttattttttatatttattttacttttacttatagtattttaatttatattactTTCGTTAATTGTtcaatttaattaatttttatattaattttttatatttattatacttttacttacagtattttattttatattacttattactattatatttttaattttgtatttacgttattttattattttatattattttatggtattttaatgtcttaattttattgttccatatttccatttatttattcatctattatttatttttatttcattgataatttttattttatttcacatcTTCTAGTCAGGAGGGAAAACCGCTGCCGCCCTCCATTTTTCCAGAGCTGTTTGTCGTCGAGCCGAAAGACGGTGagcaattttatatatatatacaattttaatattctactattataaattattaaatattaagatgtattatatattttatatatattatattttattattattttacttcattattaaattatatattttatttttacattatattattattatattaatatattgttatttgtatttcatattatattatactatgttattattacaatatattattattagattcagtttatttttatttattattatattttattattatactataatatactattattacaatattagatTCAGAttatattttttcattattttattatattattattactatatattagaTTCAGATTGTATTTtttcattattgtattttattatactatattatattattcaattttcattattatattttattattgtactatactgttattacaatatattattatattcagatTGTGATttcttatttcattattattatattatattattatattattacaatatattatattatattaatatattatattaatattgttatttttatttcattgttattattttttatttatattattattacaatatattatattcagattggatttttttcattattgtattttattatattatattataatattacaatatattatattcatttttttcattattacattttattattgtactatactgttattacaatatattattattatatttatttcattattattatatttaataataatataatgaaataagaaataacaatctgaataataatatattgcaataatataatataataataaaatataataataatgaaataagaaataaaaatctgaataatatattgcaataatatagtacaataataaagtctaataatgaaaaaatttgaataatataatgtaatataatatagtataataaaatacaataatgaaaaaatacaatctgaatataatatattgtaatcatataatacaataataaaatacaataatgaaaAAATACAATCTGAATACAATATAgtgtaataatagtataataataaaatataataacaatgaaataaaaatctgaataatatattgcaataatatagtacaataataaagtctaataatgaaaaaatttgaataatataatgtaatataatatagtataataaaatacaacaatgaaaaaatacaatccgaatataatatattgtaatcatataatacaataataaaatacaataatgaaaaaatacaatctgaatataatatagtgtaataatagtataataataaaatataataacaatgaaataaaaaataacaatctgaatataataatatattgtaataatataatataataatgaaaaaatataatctgaatctaataatatattgtaataacagtataatatagtataataattgatagtataatattattattgttattattattattattattattatatttcaaatcCTTAGGGTCGTCCCTTTGGTGAAAGCCGGCGAAGCGGACGCCAACGTGGCCAAGTACCTCAACAGGTAAATCAGAATTAAAatcaatataattattttaattaatattattattattaataataatattctaatgCTTTTTTATTCCCAGGCTGAGCGACTTCCTCTTTGTCCTGGCGCGCTTTGCAGCCCatcaggaagggaagaaggaattgATTTACATACGAGAAGAAGAAAccgtaaaaataaattaatattattaattaatgtGATGGAATCCTATTTGGAGTCACCGCCAGGTATTACCGTCTGGCCTCTTGGTCTCTTggcatcttaataataataataataataataataataataataataataataataatgctaaccacaaccatattattattattatagactaataatatataatatatacatatactattattattattaattacatttttattataccTCTATTTGTATAATGTGGAGTAGTGAGGTATTACTGTGTTATGAAttgattataatttattataatcaATTTATTACGGATAAATGAAATatacaataaatgtaatatatgaaattcttatactattatataatattttaacaaTACTGTTTGATATACTTTAGTAATCATATttgatataatttaataataatgcaGTCATATAAtttgttataatataatataaatttaatataatattttgatttaaattcataatataataataataatgtaatataataatttaatatattttaataaatatacaaataatagtaataatgtaacataatttcataattttatataatttaacaattttgtttaataataatttaatagtaataataatgtaataataattaataagattataacaatataataatttgatataataatttaacaattttgtataataattatttaatataataatattttaataatgtaatgtaatagtaatcataatctaatataattactaaaatataataatataataatttgatataatttaacaattttatataatattttaataacagtaataataatgtaatataataattaataaaaatatatcaatataataatttgatataataatttaacaattttgtatgatgtaataatattttaatgataatttaatataatagtgataatgtaatataataatttaattgaaatataataatttgatataataatttaacaattttgtataataataatttaatataatagttTAATGACAatttaatatactaataataatactagtaaaaataatgtaatataattatcAGTAGTATtcctattattagtagtaatatattattaaaatattaaattattatacaaaattattaattatattgttataatatatttattaaattaatatattataacaatataattaataattttgtataataatttaataaaatattactactgataatagtaataataatgtaatataatattttaataagtgctgccaggtttagtgtttctaggatgtgttgtttgttgttttgtcctaggccgaaacgtcactacccttttatatatatagattatatattattatattactagctgtgcccggccacgcgttgctgtggcaaagtggtggtggtattggttaaaaattgttgtgtaatttttatttgacgttatttgtatttttttattaattttattgtaagttgtcattttattcattatattttattattttcttgtattattttttagttattttctgttattatagtattttattgtattaattatttagtgttttttattaattttgattgggttgctaggagaccaagtgggcagagcttagagccttctaactggcagcagttggataaaagcaattattcctctctctctaattaggactttatttttctttgctttttgttgtatcaacccagaggcgtggatgatgggttgtgttgtcaaatttcgaggttggggggcctgtagttttgttgttttgttggtcgccgtgatgcc contains these protein-coding regions:
- the LOC134295080 gene encoding corrinoid adenosyltransferase MMAB-like isoform X3 — its product is MREMKSLGFSSTFTGERRPKNDQIFDALGALDELSSAIGLSAEFGKEDGHSFAGEELHKIQCRLQDAGSNVATPISSAREAHLKRTSFDEKPISEMEKWIDGYTDRLPPLQTFILPSGGKTAAALHFSRAVCRRAERRVVPLVKAGEADANVAKYLNRLSDFLFVLARFAAHQEGKKELIYIREEETVKIN